A region of Bradyrhizobium sp. SZCCHNS1050 DNA encodes the following proteins:
- a CDS encoding SDR family oxidoreductase, with translation MSGLPQAAHAMVTGGGRGIGREIARALKLAGATVTIVGRNGATLDEAVAAGCADHAAIADVADPAALNAAAASAAARRPIDILIANAGSAESAPFLKSDTALFHRMMDINFMGVVHAVQAVLPAMKGRPYGRIVAVASTAGLKGYPYVSAYTAAKHAVVGLTRSLALELAATRVTVNAVCPGFTDTDLVAESVDNIMKKTGRSREQAIAELAKHNPQGRLITPQEVADTVLWLCGSGAGAITGQAIAVAGGEV, from the coding sequence ATGTCCGGACTTCCGCAAGCCGCGCATGCGATGGTGACGGGGGGCGGGCGCGGCATCGGCCGCGAAATCGCGCGCGCCTTGAAGCTTGCGGGCGCAACCGTGACGATCGTCGGTCGCAACGGCGCAACGCTCGATGAGGCGGTCGCGGCCGGATGCGCGGATCACGCCGCAATCGCCGATGTTGCCGATCCGGCGGCGCTCAATGCCGCAGCCGCAAGCGCCGCCGCGCGTCGGCCGATCGACATCCTGATTGCCAATGCGGGAAGCGCAGAATCGGCGCCGTTCCTGAAATCCGACACCGCGCTGTTCCACCGCATGATGGACATCAACTTCATGGGCGTCGTCCACGCCGTGCAGGCGGTGCTGCCGGCGATGAAGGGCAGGCCCTATGGCAGGATTGTCGCCGTGGCGTCGACCGCGGGTCTCAAGGGCTATCCCTATGTCAGCGCGTACACCGCGGCCAAGCATGCGGTCGTCGGCCTCACGCGATCGCTGGCGCTGGAGCTGGCCGCGACGCGCGTCACGGTCAATGCCGTGTGTCCCGGCTTTACCGATACCGATCTTGTCGCGGAAAGCGTCGACAACATCATGAAAAAGACCGGCCGCAGCCGGGAGCAAGCGATCGCCGAACTTGCCAAGCACAATCCGCAGGGGCGTCTCATCACGCCGCAGGAGGTTGCCGACACCGTGCTGTGGCTGTGCGGCAGCGGTGCCGGTGCGATCACAGGGCAGGCGATCGCGGTTGCCGGCGGCGAAGTGTGA
- a CDS encoding acyl-CoA dehydrogenase family protein gives MTIPVQKTATASGEALDAPMFDPAAYRLTAEQADIIARARELGQSVLAGRAATWDREASFPTENYKDLHRAGLLGISVPKALGGLGAGYQTYALTAAEIGRYCGATALTWNMHVCSTLWSGPLADDLDMDEDVRAEHERRRAIHYKRIVDDGAIYSQPFSEGGAAAAGGVAFGTEAKPVKGGWLINGKKIFASLAGHADYYGVLCTEVSEGEKASRRNTLYLAVPAKTEGVSVVGDWDPLGMRGTVSRTLLFKDVFVAEDAALMPRGVYFQAAMRWPHMFMTLSPTYMGLAQAAYDFTVKYLRGEVPGMPPVKRRMYPTKQIAVAQMQIKLEQVKGIWFQAVTEARANPTKEQVLRAYAAQYSVMEGANDLAALAIRTCGGQSMLKTLPLERIYRDSRCGSLMLPWTAELCLDRIGREALYEPGETDD, from the coding sequence ATGACGATCCCGGTCCAGAAGACGGCGACAGCCTCCGGCGAAGCCCTCGATGCTCCGATGTTCGATCCGGCGGCATATCGGCTCACGGCCGAGCAGGCCGACATCATCGCACGGGCCCGGGAACTCGGGCAGAGCGTGCTGGCGGGCCGCGCCGCGACCTGGGATCGCGAGGCGAGCTTTCCGACTGAGAACTACAAGGACCTGCATCGCGCGGGCCTGCTCGGCATCTCCGTTCCCAAGGCTCTCGGCGGCCTCGGTGCGGGCTACCAGACCTATGCACTCACCGCCGCCGAGATCGGCCGCTATTGCGGCGCCACCGCGCTGACCTGGAACATGCACGTCTGCTCGACCCTGTGGTCCGGACCGCTCGCCGACGATCTCGACATGGACGAGGACGTCCGCGCCGAGCACGAGCGGCGGCGCGCGATCCACTACAAGCGCATCGTCGACGACGGCGCGATCTATTCGCAGCCGTTCTCGGAGGGCGGCGCGGCGGCAGCGGGCGGCGTCGCGTTCGGCACCGAGGCCAAGCCGGTCAAGGGCGGCTGGCTGATCAACGGCAAGAAGATCTTCGCCTCGCTTGCCGGACACGCAGATTATTATGGAGTGCTATGCACCGAAGTCAGCGAGGGTGAGAAGGCGTCCCGCCGCAACACGCTCTATCTCGCTGTGCCGGCGAAAACGGAGGGCGTCTCTGTCGTCGGTGACTGGGATCCGCTGGGCATGCGCGGCACGGTGTCACGCACACTGCTGTTCAAGGATGTCTTCGTTGCGGAGGACGCCGCCTTGATGCCGCGCGGCGTCTACTTCCAGGCAGCGATGCGCTGGCCGCACATGTTCATGACGCTGTCGCCGACCTATATGGGGCTGGCGCAGGCCGCGTATGACTTCACCGTCAAATATCTGCGCGGCGAGGTGCCGGGCATGCCGCCGGTCAAGCGGCGGATGTACCCGACCAAGCAGATCGCGGTCGCGCAGATGCAGATCAAGCTGGAACAAGTCAAAGGCATCTGGTTCCAGGCCGTCACCGAGGCACGCGCCAATCCGACGAAGGAGCAGGTGCTGCGCGCCTATGCGGCGCAGTACTCGGTGATGGAGGGGGCCAATGATCTGGCGGCGCTCGCCATTCGCACCTGCGGCGGACAATCGATGCTGAAGACGCTGCCGCTGGAGCGCATCTATCGCGATAGCCGTTGCGGCTCCCTGATGTTGCCCTGGACCGCGGAATTGTGCCTCGACCGCATCGGCCGCGAGGCACTGTACGAGCCCGGCGAGACGGACGACTGA
- a CDS encoding bifunctional salicylyl-CoA 5-hydroxylase/oxidoreductase yields the protein MKIAIIGGGPAGLYAAILLKKQRPSADIAVYERNRADDTFGFGVVFSDATLDNFEKHDLPSYQRITQEFAYWDDIAVHFRGAVHRVGGNGFCGCSRRTLLRILQERARELGVTLQFEVDLEDESQFADADLLILSDGINSRFRQKYVDHFQPEVDLRANKFAWMGSTKPLDAFTFIFQETEWGPFIAHAYQYEAGHSTWIFETDPETFERAGLTGLDERQSADRMKEIFGWFLGDHPLLINRSMWRNFPMIRNKRWVKDNMVLLGDAKSTAHFSIGSGTKLAMEDAIALADAMQRAPNIPAALDLYEHGRREEVEKTQHAADVSLVWFEHVDRFWDFDPVQFAFGVMTRSKAITYDNLTLRAPDFVAEVDKAFARQVRSKGFDVDVDKPVAPMFQPLKLREMTLANRAVLSPMCMYSAEEGVPGDFHLVHYGSRAIGGAGLLFTEMTCVSRDARITPGCAGLWNDAQQAAWKRIVGFVHANSRAKFALQLGHAGRKGATKLMWDGMDRPLEQGGWDIVSASPLPYFPDSRVPRELDRAAMDAIKADFVAAAERGHACGFDMLELHCAHGYLLASFISPLTNKRTDEYGGSLENRLRFPLEVFAAMRAAWPAHKPMSVRISATDWADGGVTGDDAVLIARAFGEAGVDLVDVSTGQTVCEAKPIYGRMFQTPFSDQVRNEADVATMCVGNITSADQVNTILAAGRADLVALGRPHLVDPAFTMKAAAWYGADMFCPPQYLPGKEQIFRNSVRDRQDFEELKIKAKPKTRAELTAEAAKPLAAE from the coding sequence ATGAAGATCGCGATCATCGGCGGCGGACCTGCCGGTCTCTATGCGGCGATATTGCTCAAGAAGCAGCGGCCCAGCGCCGACATCGCGGTCTACGAGCGCAACCGCGCCGACGATACGTTCGGCTTCGGCGTGGTGTTCTCCGACGCCACGCTCGACAATTTCGAGAAGCACGATCTGCCGAGCTACCAGCGGATCACCCAGGAGTTCGCCTACTGGGATGATATTGCCGTGCATTTCCGCGGCGCGGTCCACCGGGTCGGCGGCAATGGTTTCTGCGGCTGCTCGCGCCGCACGCTGCTGCGAATCCTGCAGGAGCGAGCGCGCGAGCTGGGTGTGACCCTGCAGTTCGAGGTCGACCTCGAGGACGAGTCGCAATTCGCTGATGCGGATCTCCTGATCCTGTCTGACGGCATCAACAGTCGTTTCCGTCAGAAGTACGTCGATCACTTCCAGCCGGAGGTGGATCTGCGCGCCAACAAGTTCGCGTGGATGGGCTCGACCAAGCCGCTCGATGCCTTCACCTTCATCTTCCAGGAGACCGAGTGGGGTCCGTTCATCGCGCACGCCTACCAATACGAGGCGGGGCACTCGACCTGGATCTTCGAGACCGATCCAGAGACCTTCGAGCGGGCCGGCCTGACCGGGCTCGATGAGCGGCAATCCGCCGACCGCATGAAGGAGATCTTCGGCTGGTTCCTCGGCGACCATCCGCTGCTGATCAACCGCTCGATGTGGCGCAATTTCCCGATGATCCGCAACAAGCGCTGGGTCAAGGACAACATGGTGCTGCTCGGCGACGCCAAGTCGACTGCGCATTTCTCGATCGGCTCGGGCACCAAGCTTGCGATGGAGGACGCGATCGCGCTGGCTGACGCCATGCAGCGCGCGCCCAACATTCCGGCGGCGCTCGATCTTTACGAGCATGGCCGGCGCGAGGAGGTCGAGAAGACCCAGCACGCCGCCGACGTGTCGCTGGTCTGGTTCGAGCACGTCGACCGCTTCTGGGATTTCGATCCGGTTCAGTTCGCGTTCGGCGTGATGACGCGCTCGAAAGCGATCACCTACGACAATCTCACTCTGCGCGCGCCGGACTTCGTGGCCGAGGTCGACAAGGCCTTCGCGCGCCAGGTGCGATCCAAGGGGTTTGACGTCGATGTCGACAAGCCGGTCGCGCCGATGTTCCAGCCGCTCAAGCTGCGCGAGATGACGCTCGCCAACCGCGCCGTGCTGTCGCCGATGTGCATGTACTCGGCCGAGGAGGGCGTGCCCGGCGATTTCCACCTCGTGCATTATGGCTCGCGGGCGATCGGCGGCGCTGGCCTGCTGTTCACCGAGATGACCTGCGTCAGCCGCGATGCGCGTATCACGCCTGGCTGCGCCGGCCTTTGGAACGATGCGCAGCAAGCGGCGTGGAAGCGCATCGTCGGTTTCGTTCATGCGAACTCGCGGGCGAAGTTCGCGCTGCAGCTCGGCCACGCCGGCCGCAAGGGCGCGACCAAGTTGATGTGGGACGGCATGGACCGTCCGCTGGAGCAGGGCGGCTGGGACATCGTGTCGGCGTCGCCGCTGCCGTACTTCCCGGACAGCCGGGTGCCGCGCGAACTCGACCGCGCGGCAATGGATGCGATCAAGGCCGACTTCGTTGCGGCCGCCGAACGCGGCCACGCTTGCGGATTCGACATGCTCGAACTGCACTGCGCCCACGGCTATTTGCTCGCCAGCTTCATCTCGCCGCTGACCAACAAGCGGACGGACGAATACGGCGGGTCGCTGGAGAACCGGTTACGCTTTCCGTTGGAGGTCTTCGCCGCCATGCGCGCGGCGTGGCCGGCGCACAAGCCGATGTCGGTGCGCATCTCCGCCACCGACTGGGCCGACGGCGGCGTCACTGGTGACGACGCGGTGCTGATCGCCCGCGCGTTCGGCGAGGCCGGCGTCGATCTCGTCGATGTCTCGACCGGCCAGACCGTTTGCGAGGCCAAGCCGATCTACGGCCGCATGTTCCAGACGCCGTTCTCCGATCAGGTCCGCAATGAGGCTGATGTCGCGACCATGTGCGTCGGTAACATCACCTCGGCCGACCAGGTCAACACCATCCTGGCCGCCGGCCGCGCCGATCTCGTCGCGCTCGGCCGTCCGCATCTGGTCGACCCCGCCTTCACGATGAAGGCCGCGGCCTGGTACGGCGCCGACATGTTCTGTCCGCCGCAATATCTGCCGGGCAAGGAGCAAATCTTCCGCAACAGCGTCCGCGACCGGCAGGATTTCGAGGAGCTGAAGATTAAGGCTAAGCCGAAAACGCGGGCCGAGCTGACGGCAGAGGCTGCGAAGCCGCTTGCGGCGGAGTAA
- a CDS encoding 3-hydroxybutyryl-CoA dehydrogenase: MSARGHIACLGAGRMGRGIAVAFAYAGHPVTMIDIKPRTAEEFASLQRDALGEVGATFATLARLGMLQAADADKLMDKIAVAPAGSSGDVLAQTTLVFEGVPEIVDLKREVLAAASRAVAPDVIIASTTSTILVDDLSGAVERPERFLNAHWLNPAYLIPLVEISPGKATDPEVTARLKALLEDIGKVPVVCAATPGFIVPRIQALAMNEAARMVGEGVASAEEIDKAIRYGFGFRYAVLGLLEFIDWGGGDILYYASRYLEGALGSDRYRAPEVIERNMAEGRIGLRTGAGFLDYSGMDVAAYREQRLGALVEMLRHFKLARPPVVD, encoded by the coding sequence ATGAGCGCGCGCGGTCATATCGCCTGCCTCGGCGCCGGCCGCATGGGCCGCGGCATCGCCGTCGCCTTCGCCTATGCCGGCCATCCCGTGACGATGATCGACATCAAGCCGCGCACGGCGGAAGAGTTCGCCAGCCTGCAGCGCGACGCGCTCGGCGAGGTCGGCGCGACATTCGCGACCTTGGCGCGGCTCGGGATGCTGCAGGCCGCTGACGCCGACAAGCTGATGGACAAGATCGCCGTCGCGCCGGCCGGCTCGAGCGGCGATGTCCTCGCACAGACCACGCTGGTGTTCGAAGGCGTGCCGGAAATCGTCGACCTCAAGCGCGAAGTGCTGGCTGCGGCGTCGCGCGCGGTCGCGCCCGACGTCATCATCGCCTCGACGACATCGACGATCCTGGTCGACGATCTCTCCGGTGCGGTGGAGCGGCCTGAGCGCTTCCTGAATGCGCACTGGCTCAATCCAGCCTATCTGATTCCGCTGGTCGAGATCTCGCCGGGCAAGGCGACCGATCCCGAGGTCACGGCGCGGTTGAAGGCGCTACTGGAAGACATCGGCAAGGTGCCGGTGGTCTGCGCGGCGACGCCGGGCTTCATCGTGCCGCGCATCCAGGCACTCGCGATGAACGAGGCGGCGCGGATGGTCGGCGAAGGCGTCGCCAGCGCCGAGGAGATCGACAAGGCGATCCGCTACGGCTTCGGCTTCCGCTATGCGGTACTCGGCCTGCTCGAATTCATCGACTGGGGCGGCGGTGACATTCTCTACTACGCCAGCCGCTACCTCGAAGGCGCACTGGGCAGCGACCGCTACCGCGCACCCGAGGTGATCGAGCGCAACATGGCCGAGGGCCGCATCGGCCTGCGCACCGGCGCCGGCTTCCTCGATTATTCCGGCATGGACGTTGCGGCCTATCGCGAGCAGCGGCTCGGCGCGCTGGTCGAGATGCTGCGGCATTTCAAGCTCGCCCGGCCGCCGGTGGTGGATTGA
- a CDS encoding NAD/NADP-dependent octopine/nopaline dehydrogenase family protein — protein sequence MKIAVLGGGNGSFAAAGDFALGGHEVRLWRRDADAVAQHRAAGATIVVKDVNGRHEARLALVTTDIGEAISGAELILCPAPAFAQADIARLLAPHLADGQVVFLPPATFGTMIFAAAAREARNEASVSYAETGTLPWLTRKHAPFEVAITIRAKRLPVGVFPLKTAENALAVIGRAFPGVIEPCGDALSGALMNAGCIIHPPLIVMNAGPIEHFERWDIHKEGTQPSIRRVTDALDAERIAVREALGYGAPHFPLAHHYAKEGEIWMYGRGSHDRLTDSGDWREQLVLTQHRYMREDLRLGLSFLISAAELTGTPTPLARAFLAIGGAICGEDFMATGRTLASLGLAGLDRTALQALLRDGFAQ from the coding sequence TTGAAAATCGCAGTGCTCGGCGGCGGCAACGGCTCCTTTGCGGCGGCAGGCGATTTCGCGCTGGGAGGTCACGAGGTCCGGCTGTGGCGCCGCGATGCGGACGCTGTCGCGCAGCATCGCGCGGCGGGCGCAACGATCGTCGTCAAGGACGTCAATGGCCGGCATGAGGCGCGGCTCGCGCTGGTCACGACCGACATCGGCGAGGCTATCAGCGGTGCCGAGCTGATCCTCTGCCCGGCGCCGGCCTTCGCGCAAGCCGACATCGCCCGCCTGCTGGCGCCGCATCTCGCCGATGGGCAGGTCGTGTTCCTGCCCCCGGCGACCTTCGGCACCATGATCTTCGCGGCGGCGGCGCGCGAGGCCCGCAATGAAGCCAGCGTCAGCTACGCCGAGACCGGCACCCTGCCCTGGCTGACGCGCAAGCACGCCCCGTTCGAGGTCGCGATCACCATCCGCGCCAAGCGGCTCCCGGTCGGCGTGTTTCCTCTCAAGACGGCGGAGAACGCGCTCGCGGTGATCGGCCGCGCCTTCCCCGGCGTGATCGAGCCATGCGGCGATGCGCTGTCGGGTGCGCTGATGAATGCCGGCTGCATCATCCATCCGCCGCTGATCGTGATGAATGCAGGTCCCATCGAGCATTTCGAGCGCTGGGACATTCACAAGGAAGGCACGCAGCCCTCTATCCGCCGCGTCACCGACGCGCTCGATGCGGAGCGGATCGCGGTGCGCGAGGCGCTCGGCTACGGCGCGCCGCATTTTCCGCTGGCGCATCACTACGCCAAGGAGGGCGAGATCTGGATGTATGGCCGCGGCTCGCACGATCGGCTCACCGATTCCGGCGATTGGCGCGAGCAGCTCGTGCTGACGCAGCACCGCTACATGCGCGAGGATCTCAGGCTCGGCCTGTCGTTCCTGATCTCGGCCGCCGAGCTGACCGGCACGCCGACGCCGCTCGCCCGCGCCTTCCTGGCCATCGGCGGTGCGATCTGCGGTGAGGATTTCATGGCAACGGGACGCACGCTGGCGAGCCTCGGCCTGGCTGGTCTCGACCGGACCGCACTGCAGGCGTTGCTGCGCGATGGATTTGCTCAATGA
- a CDS encoding class I adenylate-forming enzyme family protein — MDLCSLIERNVAFTPDKPAIHFEGVTQSYADFSERIALMARALKSEFSVGRGDRVAILSLNRPDYLVLLYACARLGAILVPLNWRLAVPEQVFILSDAAAKVLVLEQAFAPVLPALAESHPETAPVGIDFAPADGLTLDELLARGHGDDRNPHIDLSCPLLIVYTSGTTGRPKGAVLRQEALLWNGVMSQHMHGLTSDDHVLTVLPLFHVGGLNIQTTPALHHGATVTLHARFTPDSTLAAIVNDRPTLTVLVPATIQAVTEHPDWNATDLSSLRAVATGSSIVPPALIERITARGVPVLQVYGSTETCPIAVYTRLGGDLSRAGSTGLPGLCCEAKIIDKDGDELPAGKAGEIAVRGPNLFFEYWGNAKATQQAIHDGWYRTGDIAQRDAEGYFFVLERKNNMIISGGENVYPAEIERVLSEHPDVVDCGVIGRPDPRWDEVPVAFVVRRQGCALDAETLRAHLQSQLARFKVPRDIVFVDDLPRTALGKVQHHLLRQIDGPKISETETRS; from the coding sequence GTGGACCTCTGCAGCCTGATCGAGCGCAATGTGGCGTTCACGCCGGACAAGCCGGCGATCCATTTCGAAGGCGTAACGCAGAGTTATGCCGATTTCAGCGAGCGCATCGCGCTGATGGCCCGCGCGCTCAAGTCGGAGTTCAGCGTCGGACGTGGCGACCGCGTCGCGATTCTGAGCCTCAACCGGCCGGACTATCTGGTCCTGCTCTATGCCTGTGCGCGGCTCGGCGCGATCCTGGTGCCGTTGAACTGGCGGCTTGCAGTGCCCGAGCAGGTCTTCATTCTCTCGGATGCTGCCGCCAAGGTGCTGGTGCTGGAGCAGGCGTTCGCGCCGGTGCTGCCGGCGCTGGCCGAGAGCCACCCGGAGACAGCGCCGGTCGGCATCGACTTTGCCCCGGCCGACGGACTGACGCTCGATGAACTGCTGGCGCGCGGTCATGGCGACGACCGCAACCCGCACATCGATCTCTCCTGCCCGCTGCTGATCGTATACACCTCGGGCACCACGGGCCGGCCGAAGGGCGCGGTGCTGCGGCAGGAGGCGCTGCTGTGGAACGGGGTGATGAGCCAGCACATGCATGGCCTGACCTCCGATGATCACGTACTGACGGTGCTGCCGCTGTTCCATGTCGGCGGCCTCAACATCCAGACCACGCCGGCCCTGCATCACGGCGCCACCGTCACGCTGCACGCCCGCTTCACGCCGGATTCGACGCTGGCAGCGATCGTCAACGACCGGCCGACATTGACCGTGCTGGTGCCGGCAACCATCCAGGCCGTCACCGAGCATCCGGATTGGAACGCGACGGACCTGTCCTCGCTGAGAGCTGTTGCGACCGGATCGAGCATCGTGCCGCCAGCGCTGATCGAGCGTATCACGGCGCGCGGCGTGCCGGTGCTGCAGGTCTATGGCTCGACCGAGACCTGTCCGATCGCGGTCTACACACGGCTCGGCGGCGACCTCTCGCGCGCAGGCTCGACCGGCCTGCCCGGGCTGTGCTGCGAGGCCAAGATCATCGACAAAGACGGCGACGAGCTTCCGGCGGGCAAAGCGGGCGAGATCGCCGTGCGCGGGCCCAATCTGTTCTTCGAATATTGGGGCAACGCCAAAGCCACGCAACAGGCGATCCATGACGGCTGGTACCGCACCGGCGACATCGCCCAGCGCGATGCGGAGGGGTACTTCTTCGTGCTCGAGCGCAAGAACAACATGATCATCTCCGGCGGAGAGAACGTCTACCCGGCCGAGATCGAGCGCGTGCTCAGCGAGCATCCCGACGTCGTCGATTGCGGCGTGATCGGCCGGCCCGATCCGCGCTGGGACGAGGTGCCGGTGGCGTTCGTCGTCAGGCGCCAGGGCTGCGCGCTGGACGCCGAGACCCTGCGCGCGCATCTGCAGTCGCAGCTCGCGCGCTTCAAGGTGCCGCGCGACATCGTGTTCGTCGACGACCTGCCGCGCACTGCGCTCGGCAAGGTGCAGCACCATCTGCTGCGCCAGATCGATGGCCCCAAAATAAGCGAGACGGAGACGCGCTCTTGA
- a CDS encoding enoyl-CoA hydratase family protein, with translation MSRPANPVTVPLADYKPSHFLLAVKDRVATVTLNRPERKNPLTFESYRELTDFFRACAFDDDVKAIVVAGAGGNFSSGGDVFEIIGPLVKMDTKGLTAFTRMTGDLVKAMRACPQPVVAAVEGICAGAGAIVAMASDIRLATTGAKVAFLFNKVGLAGCDMGACAILPRIIGQSRASELLYTGRFMSADEGERWGFFSRIVAPAEVLTQAVTLATEIANGPTFANTMTKRMLAMEWAMSVEEAIEAEAVAQALCMTTEDFNRAFEAFAAKSKPVFQGN, from the coding sequence ATGTCGAGACCGGCCAATCCCGTCACCGTGCCGCTGGCGGACTACAAGCCCAGCCATTTCCTGCTTGCGGTCAAGGATCGCGTCGCGACCGTGACGTTGAACCGGCCCGAGCGCAAGAACCCGCTGACCTTCGAGAGTTATCGCGAGCTGACCGACTTCTTCCGGGCCTGCGCGTTCGACGATGACGTCAAGGCGATCGTCGTGGCCGGTGCAGGCGGCAATTTCTCGTCCGGCGGCGACGTTTTCGAGATCATCGGTCCGCTGGTGAAGATGGACACTAAGGGCCTGACCGCGTTCACCCGCATGACCGGCGATCTGGTCAAGGCGATGCGCGCCTGTCCTCAGCCGGTCGTGGCTGCCGTGGAGGGCATCTGCGCCGGCGCGGGCGCGATCGTCGCGATGGCCTCGGATATCCGGCTCGCCACGACCGGTGCCAAGGTCGCCTTCCTGTTCAACAAGGTCGGCCTTGCCGGCTGCGACATGGGCGCCTGTGCGATCCTGCCGCGCATCATCGGCCAGTCGCGCGCCTCCGAGCTGCTCTACACCGGCCGCTTCATGAGCGCGGACGAAGGCGAGCGCTGGGGCTTCTTCAGCCGTATCGTTGCGCCGGCCGAAGTGCTGACCCAGGCGGTGACGCTGGCGACCGAGATCGCGAACGGTCCAACCTTCGCCAACACCATGACCAAGCGCATGCTGGCCATGGAATGGGCGATGTCGGTGGAGGAGGCGATCGAGGCGGAGGCAGTTGCCCAGGCCTTGTGCATGACAACAGAGGATTTCAATCGCGCTTTCGAAGCCTTCGCCGCCAAGTCCAAACCGGTCTTCCAGGGGAATTGA
- a CDS encoding peptidase M29: MLADRIEAKWIDAFCEIFERCAVKAGDTAAILSETQSRALNVHIAELALLRMGARPFHVVVPTPRNKHPVPVRSTGASEAIGKLGPVVSALQQAGFVVDCTIEGLMHAVETPEILKAGARILVISNEHPEALERMVPDSALEKRVRAAAKMLRGTKRMRVTSKAGTDLDVIMEGASTVGVWGWTDRPGTLAHWPGGIVVSFPKSKSVNGTIVMAPGDINLTFKRYLSSPVTMTLRDDYVTDLAGEGADAAMMRSYLASWGDREAYAVSHVGWGMNPGARYEALAMYDQRDTNGTELRAVPGNFLFSTGANEFAGRYTAGHFDLPMMGTTIELDGVAVIKHGVLQDVFG, from the coding sequence ATGCTGGCGGATCGCATCGAGGCGAAATGGATCGACGCATTCTGTGAGATCTTCGAGCGCTGCGCCGTGAAGGCGGGCGACACCGCTGCGATCCTGTCGGAGACGCAGTCGCGCGCGCTCAACGTGCACATCGCCGAACTGGCGCTGCTGCGCATGGGTGCGCGTCCGTTCCACGTGGTGGTGCCGACGCCGCGCAACAAGCATCCCGTTCCCGTCCGTTCGACCGGCGCGTCGGAGGCGATCGGCAAGCTCGGGCCGGTGGTCTCAGCGCTTCAGCAGGCCGGCTTCGTCGTCGACTGTACCATCGAAGGCCTGATGCATGCGGTGGAGACGCCGGAGATCCTGAAGGCCGGCGCGCGCATCCTGGTGATCTCCAACGAGCATCCCGAGGCGCTCGAGCGCATGGTGCCGGACTCGGCGCTCGAAAAGCGGGTGCGCGCCGCCGCCAAGATGCTGCGCGGAACCAAGCGGATGCGCGTGACGTCGAAGGCCGGCACCGACCTCGACGTGATCATGGAGGGCGCCTCCACCGTCGGCGTATGGGGCTGGACCGATCGTCCGGGCACCCTGGCGCACTGGCCGGGTGGCATCGTCGTCAGCTTCCCCAAGAGCAAATCGGTCAACGGCACCATCGTGATGGCGCCCGGAGACATCAACCTCACCTTCAAGCGTTATCTGAGTTCGCCTGTCACGATGACCCTGCGCGACGACTACGTCACCGATCTGGCAGGCGAGGGCGCCGACGCAGCGATGATGCGATCTTATCTCGCGTCCTGGGGCGACCGCGAGGCATACGCCGTGTCGCATGTCGGCTGGGGCATGAACCCCGGCGCGCGCTACGAGGCGCTGGCCATGTACGACCAGCGCGACACCAACGGCACCGAGCTGCGCGCCGTCCCCGGCAACTTCCTGTTCTCCACCGGCGCCAACGAATTCGCCGGCCGCTACACGGCGGGTCATTTCGACCTGCCGATGATGGGCACCACGATCGAGCTGGACGGTGTGGCCGTGATCAAGCACGGCGTGCTGCAGGACGTGTTCGGATAG
- a CDS encoding alpha/beta hydrolase encodes MPASQIFTTKDGRFGYEASGTPEQQSVVFLHGIGGAARAWRGQLDYFGERCHAVAWDMPGYGRSARLDMVSITTLAAALQDFLIQIGAKQPILVGHSIGGMIVQEWLTTHPQAAAAVVLAQTSPAFGKADGDWQKSFIEARLGPLDRGATMASLAPDLVKELVGDDPDPRGLEIATSCMAGVPEASYRASMLALLGFDRRQALKDIKVPALVLSGSKDRNAPAPMMEKMASFIPSSDYVELQGAGHLVNLERPGDFNAALDTFLTARATPATAER; translated from the coding sequence GTGCCTGCGTCGCAAATCTTTACCACGAAGGACGGCCGCTTCGGCTACGAGGCATCGGGGACGCCCGAGCAACAGAGCGTTGTGTTCCTGCACGGCATCGGTGGTGCCGCGCGCGCATGGCGTGGTCAGCTCGATTATTTCGGCGAGCGCTGCCATGCGGTGGCCTGGGACATGCCGGGCTATGGCCGATCCGCACGGCTCGACATGGTCAGCATCACCACGCTCGCCGCTGCGCTTCAAGATTTCCTGATCCAGATCGGCGCCAAGCAGCCGATCCTCGTTGGTCATTCCATCGGCGGAATGATCGTACAGGAATGGCTGACGACGCATCCGCAGGCCGCGGCAGCCGTGGTGTTGGCTCAGACCAGCCCGGCCTTCGGCAAGGCCGACGGCGACTGGCAGAAATCGTTCATCGAGGCGCGCCTCGGCCCGCTCGATCGGGGCGCGACGATGGCGTCGCTGGCGCCGGACCTGGTCAAGGAGTTGGTCGGCGACGATCCCGATCCGCGCGGCCTTGAAATTGCAACCTCCTGCATGGCCGGCGTACCCGAGGCAAGCTATCGCGCCAGCATGCTGGCCCTGCTCGGTTTCGACCGGCGACAAGCCTTGAAGGACATCAAGGTGCCGGCGCTGGTGCTCTCGGGCTCGAAGGATCGCAACGCGCCGGCGCCGATGATGGAGAAGATGGCGAGCTTCATTCCTTCGTCCGACTACGTCGAACTTCAGGGCGCCGGTCATCTCGTCAATCTCGAACGGCCCGGCGATTTCAACGCCGCACTCGATACGTTCCTGACGGCACGTGCAACACCAGCGACAGCGGAGAGATGA